A genomic stretch from Aminobacter aminovorans includes:
- a CDS encoding alpha-ketoglutarate-dependent dioxygenase AlkB family protein, with the protein MLVLPKGVRHMPGFLSREVQEGLVESIREVVKAAPLYTPAMPRTGKEMSVRMTNCGSLGWVTDKERGYRYQPEHPVTGEAWPPIPETLLALWREVSGYPHPPEACLVNFYTDAAKMGLHQDRDEREFDAPVVSVSLGDACLFRVGGTRRDDRTVSFRLESGDVVVLGGEGRLAFHGVDRIYPMTSALLKQGGRINLTLRRVTKPA; encoded by the coding sequence GTGCTCGTATTGCCCAAAGGCGTCCGCCACATGCCCGGCTTTCTCTCACGCGAAGTGCAGGAAGGCCTGGTCGAAAGCATCCGCGAGGTGGTGAAGGCAGCGCCGCTCTACACACCCGCCATGCCGAGGACCGGCAAGGAAATGAGCGTGCGCATGACCAATTGCGGTTCGCTTGGCTGGGTCACCGACAAGGAGCGTGGCTATCGCTACCAGCCCGAGCACCCGGTGACGGGGGAAGCATGGCCGCCGATACCCGAGACGCTACTTGCGCTATGGCGCGAGGTGTCAGGCTACCCGCATCCGCCTGAAGCCTGCCTCGTCAATTTCTACACCGACGCGGCCAAGATGGGCCTGCACCAGGATCGCGACGAGCGTGAGTTCGATGCGCCTGTGGTCTCGGTGTCGCTGGGTGACGCTTGCCTGTTTCGGGTCGGCGGTACCAGGCGCGACGACAGGACGGTTTCGTTCCGACTGGAAAGCGGCGACGTGGTGGTGCTTGGCGGGGAGGGGCGGCTCGCCTTCCACGGCGTCGACCGCATCTATCCGATGACATCGGCCCTGCTGAAACAGGGTGGGCGGATCAACCTGACGCTCCGGCGGGTGACGAAGCCGGCGTGA
- a CDS encoding DUF2628 domain-containing protein: MAIHVVMEPPASAGKNASEGAVFVRDGFYFFGFIAPLLWMLWHRLWLLAAVTFAVTLALGAVGEWTGLIAAVPLLSLLISLYVGLEGGALRVAALRRAGWHQWGVIEADTIEDAEIRYLYAADDGAEEIQPPPVTIAPAASPRLQQSGAALGLLHYPGRH; encoded by the coding sequence ATGGCCATCCATGTCGTCATGGAGCCGCCTGCCTCGGCAGGAAAAAATGCTTCGGAAGGTGCAGTCTTCGTCCGCGACGGCTTCTACTTCTTCGGCTTCATCGCCCCGCTGCTTTGGATGCTGTGGCACCGTCTCTGGCTCCTGGCGGCAGTGACCTTTGCGGTCACCCTCGCACTCGGCGCCGTCGGCGAGTGGACCGGGCTGATCGCTGCCGTGCCGCTTCTGTCGCTGCTCATCTCGCTCTATGTCGGGCTCGAAGGCGGTGCGCTCAGGGTTGCTGCCCTTCGCCGCGCCGGTTGGCATCAGTGGGGCGTGATCGAGGCCGACACCATCGAGGACGCCGAGATACGCTACCTCTATGCGGCCGACGACGGCGCTGAAGAAATCCAGCCGCCGCCCGTTACCATCGCCCCCGCCGCATCGCCGCGCCTACAGCAATCGGGTGCGGCGCTCGGCCTCCTGCACTATCCTGGAAGACACTGA
- the hslV gene encoding ATP-dependent protease subunit HslV has product MSNEQSMHATTIVTVRKGNKVVIAGDGQVSLGQTIMKGNARKVRRLGKGNVIAGFAGATADAFTLLERLESKLEQYPDQLTRACVELAKDWRTDRYLRRLEAMMLVADKDVSLALTGTGDVLEPEFGVMAIGSGGNYALAAARALMDTDKDAEEIARKAMQIAADICVYTNHSFVVETLDAA; this is encoded by the coding sequence ATGTCCAACGAACAGAGCATGCACGCCACGACGATCGTGACCGTGCGCAAGGGCAACAAGGTGGTCATCGCCGGTGACGGCCAGGTCAGCCTCGGCCAGACCATCATGAAGGGCAACGCCCGCAAGGTCCGTCGCCTCGGCAAGGGCAACGTGATCGCCGGTTTTGCCGGCGCCACCGCCGACGCTTTCACCTTGCTTGAGCGCCTCGAATCCAAGCTCGAACAATATCCCGATCAGCTGACGCGCGCCTGCGTCGAGCTCGCCAAGGACTGGCGCACCGACCGCTACCTGCGCCGCCTCGAAGCAATGATGCTGGTGGCCGACAAGGACGTTTCGCTGGCACTGACCGGAACCGGCGACGTGCTGGAGCCGGAATTCGGCGTGATGGCCATCGGCTCGGGCGGCAACTATGCGCTCGCCGCGGCACGCGCCTTGATGGACACCGACAAGGACGCAGAGGAGATCGCCCGCAAGGCGATGCAGATCGCCGCCGACATCTGCGTCTACACCAACCACAGTTTCGTGGTTGAGACGCTCGACGCTGCATGA
- the hisH gene encoding imidazole glycerol phosphate synthase subunit HisH — protein sequence MRVAIIDYGSGNLRSATKAFERAAHEAGIAAEIELTADADRVRSADRIVLPGVGAYADCARGLRAVDGMWEAVEEVAIRKAHPFLGICVGMQLMSERGLEKTVTEGFGWISGDVKEITPTDPKLKIPQIGWNTIHVKHDHPVFNGIATGAQGLHAYFVHSYHLDADKEKEVLATADYGGRVTAAVARDNLVGTQFHPEKSQALGLGLIANFLRWKP from the coding sequence ATGCGCGTCGCCATCATCGACTACGGTTCGGGCAACCTGCGCTCGGCAACCAAGGCCTTCGAACGCGCCGCCCACGAGGCCGGCATTGCGGCTGAGATCGAACTGACCGCCGATGCCGATCGCGTGCGTTCCGCTGACCGCATTGTGCTGCCCGGCGTCGGCGCCTATGCCGATTGTGCCCGCGGCCTGCGCGCCGTCGACGGCATGTGGGAAGCGGTCGAGGAGGTCGCCATCCGCAAGGCGCATCCCTTCCTCGGTATCTGCGTCGGCATGCAGCTGATGTCCGAGCGCGGGCTCGAAAAGACCGTCACCGAGGGCTTCGGCTGGATATCAGGCGACGTGAAGGAGATCACGCCGACTGACCCGAAGCTCAAGATTCCGCAGATCGGCTGGAACACGATTCACGTGAAACACGACCACCCGGTCTTCAATGGCATCGCCACCGGGGCGCAAGGGCTGCACGCCTATTTCGTGCATTCCTACCATCTCGATGCCGACAAAGAGAAGGAAGTGCTGGCGACCGCCGACTATGGCGGCAGGGTCACAGCAGCGGTTGCGCGCGACAACCTTGTCGGCACCCAGTTTCATCCCGAAAAGAGCCAGGCGCTTGGCCTCGGCCTCATTGCCAATTTCCTGAGGTGGAAGCCATGA
- a CDS encoding phosphoribosyl-ATP diphosphatase, whose amino-acid sequence MSAFTLSDLEKIVAERARSGDASSWTAKLYHSGMERAAKKLGEEAVETVIAAVKGDDAALISESADLLYHWLVVLAVAGIPMVEVMTELERRTSQSGIAEKASRKNDG is encoded by the coding sequence ATGAGCGCATTCACCCTTTCCGATCTGGAAAAGATCGTCGCCGAACGCGCCCGCTCGGGCGACGCCAGTTCCTGGACCGCCAAGCTCTACCACTCGGGCATGGAGCGCGCGGCCAAAAAGCTCGGGGAAGAGGCGGTCGAGACAGTCATCGCCGCGGTCAAGGGCGATGACGCGGCGCTGATTTCGGAAAGTGCCGATCTCCTTTATCATTGGCTCGTCGTGCTGGCAGTCGCCGGCATTCCGATGGTTGAAGTGATGACCGAGCTGGAGCGGCGCACCTCGCAATCCGGAATTGCCGAAAAGGCCTCGCGTAAGAACGACGGCTGA
- the hisA gene encoding 1-(5-phosphoribosyl)-5-[(5-phosphoribosylamino)methylideneamino]imidazole-4-carboxamide isomerase, with translation MILFPAIDLKDGQCVRLKLGDMDQATIYNNDPGAQAKAFEDQGFEWLHVVDLNGAFAGESVNGAAVEAILKTTKNPVQLGGGIRSLADIESWLDKGLARVILGTVAVRNPDLVKEACRKFPGKVAVGIDAKGGKVAVEGWAEASSLGVVELARKFEGAGVAAIIYTDIDRDGVLAGINWDSTIDLAEAVSIPVIASGGLASLADIVRMTMPDAKKLEGAISGRALYDGRIDPAQALAILRGTLKPEPGLFEERK, from the coding sequence ATGATCCTTTTCCCCGCCATCGACCTCAAGGATGGCCAGTGCGTGCGCCTCAAGCTCGGCGACATGGACCAGGCAACCATCTACAACAACGATCCGGGCGCCCAGGCGAAAGCCTTCGAGGACCAGGGTTTCGAATGGCTGCACGTGGTCGACCTCAACGGCGCCTTCGCCGGCGAGAGCGTCAATGGCGCTGCCGTCGAGGCGATCCTCAAGACGACGAAGAACCCGGTCCAGCTCGGTGGCGGCATCCGTTCGCTCGCCGATATCGAGAGCTGGCTGGACAAGGGCCTCGCCCGCGTCATCCTCGGCACCGTCGCGGTGCGCAACCCTGACCTGGTCAAGGAAGCCTGCAGGAAATTCCCGGGCAAGGTTGCCGTCGGCATCGACGCCAAGGGCGGCAAGGTCGCCGTCGAGGGTTGGGCCGAAGCATCGAGCCTCGGTGTCGTCGAGCTGGCCAGGAAGTTCGAGGGCGCCGGTGTCGCCGCCATCATCTACACCGACATCGACCGCGACGGCGTTTTGGCCGGCATCAACTGGGATTCGACCATCGACCTCGCCGAGGCGGTGTCGATCCCTGTCATCGCCTCGGGCGGCCTCGCCTCGCTCGCCGACATCGTGCGCATGACCATGCCCGACGCGAAGAAGCTTGAAGGCGCCATCTCCGGCCGCGCGCTTTATGACGGCCGCATCGACCCGGCCCAGGCGCTGGCGATCCTGCGCGGCACGCTCAAGCCCGAGCCGGGCCTTTTCGAGGAACGGAAATGA
- the hisB gene encoding imidazoleglycerol-phosphate dehydratase HisB: protein MAPRSAEVSRKTKETEISVSVHVDGTGRSEMATGVGFFDHMLDQLSRHSLIDMKVSAKGDLHIDDHHTVEDCGIAIGQALSKALGDRRGIMRYASIDLAMDETLTRAAIDVSGRPFLVWNVNFSAPKIGSFDTELVREFFQALAQNAGITLHVTNHYGANNHHIAETCFKSVARALRVALESDPRQPDAVPSTKGSLKG, encoded by the coding sequence ATGGCCCCCCGTTCCGCCGAAGTCAGCCGCAAGACCAAGGAAACCGAGATTTCGGTTTCGGTCCATGTCGACGGCACCGGCCGTTCGGAGATGGCCACCGGCGTTGGCTTCTTCGACCATATGCTCGACCAGCTCTCCAGGCATTCGCTGATCGACATGAAGGTCTCCGCCAAGGGCGACCTGCACATCGACGATCACCATACCGTCGAGGATTGCGGCATCGCCATCGGTCAAGCGCTGTCCAAGGCGCTCGGCGACCGCCGCGGCATCATGCGCTATGCCTCGATCGACCTTGCCATGGACGAGACGCTGACGCGCGCTGCAATTGACGTGTCGGGCCGGCCTTTCCTGGTCTGGAACGTCAATTTCTCGGCGCCCAAGATCGGTAGCTTCGATACCGAGCTGGTGCGGGAGTTCTTCCAGGCGCTGGCCCAGAACGCCGGCATCACGCTGCACGTCACCAATCATTATGGCGCCAACAACCATCACATCGCCGAAACCTGCTTCAAATCAGTAGCGCGTGCATTGCGTGTGGCTCTTGAAAGCGATCCGCGCCAGCCTGACGCAGTACCCTCGACCAAGGGCAGCCTGAAGGGATAG
- the hisF gene encoding imidazole glycerol phosphate synthase subunit HisF: MTLKARVIPCLDVKDGRVVKGVNFVDLIDAGDPVEAAKAYDAAGADELCFLDITASSDNRETIFDVIARTAEQCFMPLTVGGGVRQVADIRKLLLAGADKVSINTAAVKNPSFVAEAADKFGNQCIVVAIDAKRVSEANEADRWEIFTHGGRERTGIDAVEFARKVVDLGAGEILLTSMDRDGTKIGYDIALTRAVADAVRAPVIASGGVGNLDHMVAGIRDGHATAVLAASIFHFGTYTIAEAKAHMAKAGLPMRLDPIG; encoded by the coding sequence ATGACCCTCAAAGCGCGCGTTATTCCGTGTCTGGACGTGAAGGACGGTCGCGTCGTCAAGGGCGTCAACTTTGTCGATCTGATCGACGCCGGCGATCCTGTCGAGGCCGCCAAGGCCTATGATGCTGCCGGTGCCGACGAGCTTTGCTTCCTCGACATCACCGCCTCGTCCGACAATCGCGAGACCATCTTCGACGTTATCGCCCGCACCGCCGAGCAGTGCTTCATGCCGCTGACCGTCGGCGGCGGCGTGCGCCAGGTCGCCGACATCCGCAAGCTGCTGCTCGCCGGTGCCGACAAGGTGTCGATCAACACGGCTGCGGTGAAGAACCCGTCCTTCGTCGCCGAGGCCGCCGACAAGTTCGGCAACCAGTGCATCGTCGTCGCCATCGACGCCAAGAGGGTATCCGAGGCCAACGAAGCCGACCGTTGGGAGATCTTCACCCATGGCGGCCGCGAGCGCACCGGGATCGACGCCGTGGAGTTCGCCCGCAAGGTCGTCGATCTCGGCGCCGGCGAAATCCTGCTGACGTCGATGGACCGAGACGGCACCAAGATCGGCTACGATATCGCATTGACCCGCGCCGTTGCCGACGCGGTGCGTGCGCCGGTCATCGCCTCGGGCGGCGTCGGCAACCTCGACCACATGGTCGCAGGCATTCGTGATGGCCATGCCACCGCTGTGCTTGCCGCCTCGATCTTCCATTTCGGCACCTACACCATTGCCGAGGCCAAGGCGCACATGGCAAAAGCGGGCTTGCCGATGCGGCTCGATCCCATTGGTTGA
- a CDS encoding DUF1330 domain-containing protein yields the protein MTTKKGYWMAMVEITDPEAYPAYIAANLAAIAPYGAKLLVRGGQYDQPEGPTGNRHVLVEFDSYDQAIACYHSPAYQEVVKLRHAASVGKFVIVEGV from the coding sequence ATGACGACGAAGAAGGGCTACTGGATGGCGATGGTCGAGATCACCGACCCCGAGGCCTATCCGGCCTACATCGCAGCCAACCTTGCGGCGATCGCCCCTTATGGCGCCAAGCTTCTGGTGCGCGGCGGCCAGTACGACCAGCCGGAAGGCCCGACCGGCAACCGCCATGTCCTGGTCGAGTTCGACTCCTACGACCAGGCGATAGCCTGCTACCACTCACCCGCATACCAGGAGGTGGTGAAGCTTCGCCACGCCGCCTCCGTCGGCAAGTTCGTCATCGTCGAAGGCGTCTGA
- the coaA gene encoding type I pantothenate kinase — translation MDQLAPTDKYSPYWFFKAEHWAGFGADMSMTLTQDEVARLSSMYEPIDLEEVRRIYLSLSRLLSAHVETSQQLFRQRQRFFNSEKKGTKTPFIIGMAGSVAVGKSTTARILKELLTRWPSSPKVDLVTTDGFLYPNEVLRRDNLMERKGFPDSYDVGALLRFLSAIKSGQPNVRAPVYSHLTYDVMPGEFVTVDRPDILIFEGINVLQPRELPKDGKFVPFVSDFFDFSIYIDADEQIIHEWYIDRFMRLRETAFRNPQSFFHRYSQLSEDAARAIAEGLWANINLKNLRENILPTRPRADLILKKGAGHLVEEVAIRKL, via the coding sequence ATGGATCAGCTTGCCCCGACGGACAAATACTCCCCCTACTGGTTCTTCAAAGCCGAGCATTGGGCCGGCTTCGGCGCCGACATGTCTATGACGCTGACCCAGGACGAGGTTGCAAGGTTGAGCTCGATGTACGAGCCGATCGACCTCGAGGAAGTCCGTCGCATCTATCTTTCGCTGTCGCGTCTGCTGTCGGCGCATGTCGAGACCAGCCAGCAACTGTTCCGCCAACGCCAGCGCTTCTTCAACTCGGAGAAGAAGGGCACCAAGACGCCGTTCATCATCGGCATGGCCGGGTCGGTCGCAGTCGGCAAGTCGACCACGGCGCGTATCCTGAAAGAGCTGCTCACCCGCTGGCCGTCGAGCCCGAAGGTCGATCTGGTCACCACCGACGGCTTCCTCTATCCCAACGAGGTGCTTCGTCGCGACAATTTGATGGAGCGCAAGGGTTTTCCCGACAGCTATGACGTCGGTGCGCTGCTGCGGTTCCTCTCGGCCATCAAGTCGGGCCAGCCTAATGTCCGCGCGCCGGTCTATTCACACCTGACCTATGACGTCATGCCCGGTGAGTTCGTCACCGTCGATCGGCCCGATATCCTGATCTTCGAGGGCATCAACGTGCTGCAGCCGCGCGAACTGCCCAAGGATGGCAAGTTCGTTCCGTTCGTCTCCGACTTCTTCGATTTTTCGATCTACATCGACGCCGACGAACAGATCATCCACGAGTGGTACATCGATCGCTTCATGCGGCTGCGCGAGACCGCTTTCCGCAATCCGCAATCCTTCTTCCATCGCTATTCGCAGCTGTCGGAAGATGCGGCGCGCGCCATCGCCGAAGGGCTGTGGGCCAACATCAATCTGAAGAACCTGCGCGAGAACATCCTGCCGACGCGCCCGCGTGCTGACCTGATCCTCAAGAAAGGCGCCGGCCATCTGGTCGAGGAAGTGGCGATCCGAAAACTCTGA